The DNA window CGTGGTCGAGCGCCCGCAACTGGGCGTCGTTCATGAATTTGACGGGGCCGGTGGAGCCGCCCAGATACAGCGTGCGCGAGGTGATCACGGCCTGGATGACCGCCAGGACCAGCGGCCCGCCCAGGCTCTGCAGCATCAGGGTCATCGCCGATACCGGGTCGAAGCCCACGCCGGCGATAGCCGACAGGGTCAGCGGGACGACGGCCATGCCGATGCCGATCCCGCCGATGACGATCGGCATGACCAGGTTGGGGAAATAGGGTGCGCCGCGGTGCATGAACCACCAGCCGTACAGCATGGCGAGGAACAGCAGGTAGCCGCCGGCGATCGTCACGATCCGCGGTGAGAACCGCGAAACCAGCTGGGAGGAGACGCCCAGGCCGATGCCCATCGCGATCACGAACGGGATGAAGCCGACGCCCGCGCGCAGCGCGCTGTAGCCCAGGATGTCCTGCACGTAGAGGCCGATCAGCACCGTGAGGGTGAACATGACGCCGCCGGCCAGGAAGATCGCGGTGAAGGTGACCAACCGGTTGCGGTCGCGGAAAAGCCGGAACGGGACGACGGGGTTCTCGGCGGTGCGCTCGACGATGACGAACGCCAGAGCGGCGGCCATCGCCACCGCGCCGGAACCGAGGGTGGTGATCGAGATCCAGCCCTTCTCCGGGCCCATCGAGAAGGCGAAGACGGCGGCCGTGCACGCCAGGGTGGCCAGCATGGCCCCCGCCGCGTCGAGCTTCATCCGCTCCCTGTTGGTCTCGCGCAGCGCGGTGCGGGCCAGGTAGATCATCACCAGCCCGATCGGCACGTTCACCAAAAACGCCAGCCGCCACGACAGCTCGGTCAGCGCCCCGCCGACCACCAGGCCCATCACCGACCCGACCGCGGTCATC is part of the Mycobacterium sp. HUMS_12744610 genome and encodes:
- a CDS encoding MFS transporter, giving the protein MTALNDSERAVRNWTSARPDRPAPASATRPAETAPTRIGRYYPTWLPSRRFIAAVIAIGGMQLLATMDSTVAIVALPKIQNELSLSDAGRSWVITAYVLTFGGLMLLGGRLGDTIGRKRTFIVGVALFTISSVLCAVAWDDATLVIARLSQGVGSAIASPTGLALVATTFPKGPARNFATAVFAAMTAVGSVMGLVVGGALTELSWRLAFLVNVPIGLVMIYLARTALRETNRERMKLDAAGAMLATLACTAAVFAFSMGPEKGWISITTLGSGAVAMAAALAFVIVERTAENPVVPFRLFRDRNRLVTFTAIFLAGGVMFTLTVLIGLYVQDILGYSALRAGVGFIPFVIAMGIGLGVSSQLVSRFSPRIVTIAGGYLLFLAMLYGWWFMHRGAPYFPNLVMPIVIGGIGIGMAVVPLTLSAIAGVGFDPVSAMTLMLQSLGGPLVLAVIQAVITSRTLYLGGSTGPVKFMNDAQLRALDHGYTYGLLWVAGASIIVGAAALFIGYTPEQVAHAQEVKEAMDAGEL